In the genome of Pseudomonas sp. Teo4, the window AATATTACTGCCTAGGCAGTGAATGTCAAAGCTTTGATTAGGTAGCTATGTAAATTGGGATGAGTGGTGGGTTCCTGGACCGGGCTCATCGCCGGCAAGCCGGCTCCCACAGGGACCGTGCATTTCCTGCAGGAGCCGGCTTGCCGGCGATGAGGCCTGCGCAGGCAGCAAAGCCCTCAGGGCTTACTCACCACTCCCAACCCCAGCGCCTCCACCACCCCGCAAGCGATCGCCATGCCCACCAACTCCGCCAGGCTCTGCGCCTGCATGCGCTTCATCACCCGCCCACGATAAAGGTCCACGGTCTTCACGCTGACCCCAAGCCGTTCGGCCACCTCGCGGTTACTCAAGCCTTGGGCCAGTGGCACGAACACATCGCGCTCGCGGGGTGTGAGGGCGTCGATCCGCGCCTGCACCTGCGCCAGGTCGCCGCGCCGCGTCCGTCCCGCACGCTCCAGTGCCGCCTGGACACTGTCGAGCAACAACTGGTCGTTGTAGGGCTTTTCGATAAAGTCGCAAGCGCCGGCCTTGAACGCCCGCACCACGATCGGCACATCGGCATGGCCGCTGACGAAGATCACCGGAATCTCCAGCCCGCGCTCGCGCAACGCTTGCTGCACAGCCATGCCTCCCAGCCCCGGCATGCGCACATCGAGCAACACACAGGCTGGCCCGTCATCCGCACATGCCTCCAGAAATGCCTGGCCACTGGCAAACGGCAAGGCCTTCAACCCTACTGATTCCAGCAACCATACCGTTGAATCGAGCATGCCCTGGTCGTCATCGACCACATACACTTTCGCTTGCACCCCTTCCCTCCCGTTAACCCCTGCTTACGGCCAGGCGACAGCACAACACCAAACCGCCCCGCTCGCCCAAACGCGCCCACAGGCTGCCACCAAAACCCTCGATCAGGCTGCGGCTCATGCTCAACCCCAGGCCCAAACCTTCAGCTTTGCTGGTGTTGAACGGCGTGAAAATATCCTCGAGGCACTCGGCCGCAACGCCCGCCCCCTGGTCCGTGACTTCGACCAGCACGCCGTCGCCCTCGCGCACGGCGCCCAGCAGGATACGCGACGGTCGCTCGCCATGCTGCTCGCGGTTGGCATCGATGGCGTTGCGCAGCAGGTTGAGCAGCACCTGCTCCAGCAACACCCGGTCGCCATACACTGCGGGCAGTTGCGTACTCATGCGCAGCTCGATAGTGACCTGGTCGCGCGCAGCCTCCCAGGCGCACAGGCGTATGGCTTCGCCCGCCACAGCAGCCACCTCCAGCGCCTGCAGGCGCCTCGGCCCCTTGCGCAAAAAAGCGCGCAAGCGGCGAATGACCTCGGCGGCGTGGGTGGCCTGTTCGGTGATACGCAGCAAACCCTGGCCAACCCGCTCGCGGGCCTGCGGGTCGTGCTCCAGGCCTTGCAAATAGCGCTGGCTGGCATTGGCATAGTTGACTACCGCTGCCAGCGGCTGGTTGATCTCGTGGGCGATACCTGAGGCCAGTTCGCCGAGCGTCGCCAAACGCGCACCATGGGCCAGGCTCTCCTGGGCCTCGATTCGCAGAGTGATGTCCCGCGAGACACAGACAATCTCCACCACCGCACCGGTGTAGGTTTCACGTATTGCCCGGGCGGCGATCTCGAACCAGCGGTAGCTCCCAGAGGCGTGGCGTACACGACAGGTCATGGTGTGGTAGCCATCCTGGTCCAGGGCCACGGCGGCCTGCTGCAACACCTGCCGCCGCTCGCGTGGGTGCAACAGGGCGCGCACCGCCATGCCCCGCAACTGCTC includes:
- a CDS encoding response regulator transcription factor — translated: MQAKVYVVDDDQGMLDSTVWLLESVGLKALPFASGQAFLEACADDGPACVLLDVRMPGLGGMAVQQALRERGLEIPVIFVSGHADVPIVVRAFKAGACDFIEKPYNDQLLLDSVQAALERAGRTRRGDLAQVQARIDALTPRERDVFVPLAQGLSNREVAERLGVSVKTVDLYRGRVMKRMQAQSLAELVGMAIACGVVEALGLGVVSKP
- a CDS encoding PAS domain S-box protein; the protein is MDKRLSPLLAKDPQPSALLAADARPLAVNPALTALLEEGLALTGWLPSNCAALVRACLRQHRAIVDVEVQVGERILLWTFIPDDQRQQVLARCRDASDERLGAREAAQARRLYRLIIENTTDLISRHSPDGRFLDASPAAYRLLGLWPEQLRGMAVRALLHPRERRQVLQQAAVALDQDGYHTMTCRVRHASGSYRWFEIAARAIRETYTGAVVEIVCVSRDITLRIEAQESLAHGARLATLGELASGIAHEINQPLAAVVNYANASQRYLQGLEHDPQARERVGQGLLRITEQATHAAEVIRRLRAFLRKGPRRLQALEVAAVAGEAIRLCAWEAARDQVTIELRMSTQLPAVYGDRVLLEQVLLNLLRNAIDANREQHGERPSRILLGAVREGDGVLVEVTDQGAGVAAECLEDIFTPFNTSKAEGLGLGLSMSRSLIEGFGGSLWARLGERGGLVLCCRLAVSRG